One Microplitis demolitor isolate Queensland-Clemson2020A chromosome 2, iyMicDemo2.1a, whole genome shotgun sequence DNA segment encodes these proteins:
- the LOC103568439 gene encoding TBC1 domain family member 9 isoform X1 has translation MWIKPQEVLLANAFWVTEQASVYFVLQRRKGHGKSKGLSSILVGTLDSVFDTKPPPFRILHQTPSSEVYWAVACSLTRDEISQNWDWLHANLMDTLKSFDSEDEITEFVCCKIQSIIANNVPDCQFSEEEDPQSFKTASYKFHQLFNLPSDDKLVNYYSCSYWKAKLPRQGWLYLSVNHMCFYAYILAKETKLLIRWADIIALDKTNSLVFPDSIRVVTRDNKEHYFSMFLHKSETYSLMEQLTNIAMKRLIDEKSGFNEDRELLSKLSKNVPKKPSFLKRDLDARAHSESYRLQFRLPGNEKLDGSIDATLWTPYNKRHIWGKIFLSQNYLCFESRVRQLVSLVIPLREVRLVEPADQSPSSSTSTDKSILVTTPRSSFLFAQIHDRDFVVQKISELLAKTKSNQLNSFYRTTNHGSNYQSKDDSDEAKKKNWSPQPPLMTLFKAPLSTEAAVKQESKEKQWELHFAEYGRGITIYRTTETAKLVIQGVPQTLRGEVWLTFSGAINEMAMNPGLYQSLVDQSLGKLCQANEEIERDLHRSLPEHPAFQSDTGISALRRVLSAYACRNPQIGYCQAMNIVASVLLIYCSEESAFWQLCNVCESLLPDYYDRRVVGALVDQGLLEELAEEQLPTLHAKLQELGLIRVISLSWFLTIFLSVMPTSSAVNIMDCFFYDGAKVIFQIALMVLEWNQDKLLECRDDGEAMQLLTDYLGGVYNDEGPVLPRPVDSAVPPRSISVQTLIYESYSRYGTLSIGRIERLRLKHRLRVVQHLEEGIEKNVIRSIVVDKFMTSDELQELLSLVREELMSQRKSEPERYDPTQPPYEAYKVDFELFRILFGGLSPWGKCTQAESLAARLFRLMDRNHDGYLNFREVVQAIGITTTADAAQRLKLLYTLHLPPLLTPVDIDSPTHSDGAEIAAEATDFFDTMEQSVASLDLSISLAEEPSLSGLSRSVSLNSQQGDQSWESQSMGSLRSMLDSKESPLDLKHVPKMSQRHFIALWKTLYDMFPSQPEDQDIYHSIASIGTLLLQLGDVGKKFYVDREESEDNLLIATNSQIKTQRIERSPDRNGNPSTSSSSSADPDWSITVEQFLASALNGAPITEFFSKRANLIEAIATLRNRRFNRVHSLSDTPVLHV, from the exons AAAGGACATGGAAAAAGTAAAGGACTGTCATCAATATTGGTGGGTACACTTGACAGTGTATTCGATACTAAACCACCACCTTTTAGAATATTACATCAAACACCGTCTTCTGAAGTTTACTGGG ctgttGCATGTTCCTTGACACGTGATGAAATATCACAGAACTGGGATTGGTTACATGCGAATCTTATGGACACTTTGAAATCATTTGACAGTGAAGACGAAATAACTGAATTTGTTTGTTGTAAAATCCAGTCTATTATAGCTAATAATGTTCCAGATTGTCAATTTTCCGAAg AAGAAGATCCACAGTCATTTAAAACAGCatcatataaatttcatcaattgtttaatttaccAAGCGACGATAAACTtgtcaattattattcatgCAGTTATTGGAAAGCTAAATTACCGCGACAAGGATGGTTATATTTATCAGTAAATCATATGTGTTTTTACGCATATATATTAGCTAAAGAaacaaaattgttaataagatGGGCTGATATTATTGCTTTGGATAAAACTAATTCTTTAGTATTTCCCGACAGTATTCGTGTTGTAACGCGAGACAATAAAGagcattatttttcaatgtttttacATAAATCAGAGACCTATTCGCTGATGGAACAGCTTACAAATATTGCAATGAAGcg attaattgatgaaaaaagtGGTTTCAATGAAGACAGGGagttattaagtaaattaag taAAAATGTACCGAAGAAGCCTTCATTTTTAAAACGTGATCTTGACGCAAGAGCACACTCTGAATCATATAGATTACAGTTTAGATTACCCGGAAACGAAAAATTAGATGGTAGTATTGACGCAACGCTTTGGACACCTTATAATAAACGTCATATCtggggaaaaatttttttatcgcaaaATTATCTTTGTTTTGAAAGCCgg gtaAGACAATTAGTCAGCTTAGTAATTCCATTACGTGAAGTAAGACTAGTTGAACCAGCAGATCAATCACCAAGCTCATCAACATCAACAGACAAATCGATTCTCGTAACAACACCTcgttcatcatttttattcgCTCAAATTCACGATCGTGATTTTGTCGTACAAAAAATATCGGAACTTTTGGCTAAAACAAAATCAAATCAATT aAACAGTTTTTATAGAACTACGAATCATGGATCAAATTATCAATCAAAAGACGATAGTGatgaggcaaaaaaaaaaaattggtcgCCGCAGCCACCGCTGATGACTCTTTTCAAAGCGCCATTGAGCACTGAAGCAGCTGTCAAACAAGAGTCTAAAGAAAAACAATGGGAATTACATTTTGCTGAGTATGGGCGAGGGATAACTATTTACCGGACCACAGAAACGGCTAAATTGGTGATACAAGGAGTACCGCAAACACTTCGCGGGGAAGTCTGGTTAACTTTCTCCGGTGCTATCAATGAAATGGCTATGAATCCTGGTTTATATCAATCATTAGTTGATCAATCACTTGGTAAATTGTGTCAAGCTAATGAAGAAATAGAACGCGATTTGCATCGGTCATTACCAGAGCATCCGGCATTTCAGTCTGACACAGGAATAAGCGCTTTAAGACGAGTATTGTCTGCATATGCTTGTAGAAATCCTCAAAtag GATATTGTCAAGCAATGAATATTGTAGCGTCCgttcttttaatttactgtTCAGAAGAGTCAGCATTTTGGCAACTGTGTAATGTCTGCGAATCTTTACTTCCCGACTATTATGACAGACGTGTCGTAGGTGCTCTTGTAGATCAAGGACTTTTAGAAGAATTAGCAGAGGAACAGTTACCAACACTTCACGCAAAACTTCAAGAGCTTGGTTTGATACGCGTGATATCATTGTCATGGTTcctaacaatatttttaagtgtaatGCCAACCAGTAGCGCAGTCAATATAAtggattgttttttttacgacGGTGCTAAAGTTATATTCCAGATAGCGCTTATGGTTTTGGAGTGGAATCAAGACAAATTATTGGAGTGTCGCGATGACGGTGAAGCGATGCAGTTATTAACAGACTATCTTGGCGGTGTTTACAATGACGAAGGCCCTGTTTTACCTCGGCCTGTTGACAGCGCAGTGCCACCAAGAAGTATATCAGTACAAACACTGATATATGAATCGTATTCACGCTACGGCACATTATCAATTGGTAGAATAGAGCGACTGAGATTGAAGCATAGGCTGCGCGTTGTTCAGCATCTAGAGGAaggtatagaaaaaaatgtgataAGAAGCATCGTcgttgataaatttatgacCAGCGATGAGTTACAAGAGTTACTTAGTTTAGTCCGAGAAGAACTGATGAGTCAACGTAAATCCGAGCCTGAAAGATATGATCCGACGCAGCCGCCTTATGAGGCATACAAAGTTGACTTTGAACTGTTTCGTATTCTCTTTGGCGGGTTGTCGCCGTGGGGAAAATGCACACAGGCCGAGTCATTGGCGGCACGATTGTTCCGTCTGATGGATCGAAATCATGACGGTTATCTTAATTTCCGTGAAGTTGTGCAGGCTATTGGTATCACAACAACTGCTGATGCTGCTCAGCGATTGAAATTACTCTACACGTTACATTTACCTCCGCTATTGACACCTGTTGACATTGACTCGCCTACTCATTCAGATGGTGCTGAAATAGCTGCTGAGGCTACGGATTTTTTTGACACTATGGAGCAGAGTGTTGCTTCATTAGACTTGTCGATTAGTCTGGCTGAAGAACCGTCCCTGAGTGGACTATCACGTTCTGTTAGTTTGAATAGTCAGCAAGGTGATCAATCTTGGGAGAGTCAAAGTATGGGCAGTTTGAGATCGATGCTTGATTCTAAGGAAAGTCCTTTAGATTTGAAACATGTTCCTAAGATGTCACAAAGACATTTCATTGCGCTTTGGAAAACTCTTTATGATATGTTTCCTTCACAACCTGAAGACCAGGACATTTATCATTCAATTGCATCaattg gtACATTATTATTGCAACTTGGAgatgttggaaaaaaattttacgttgATCGTGAAGAATCTGAAGACAATTTACTAATAGCTACTAATAGTCAAATAAAAACCCAGCGGATTGAAAGA tCGCCAGATCGTAATGGAAATCCGTCAACGAGTAGTTCATCATCGGCAGATCCAGACTGGTCAATAACTGTAGAACAATTTTTAGCTTCAGCATTAAATGGTGCGCCGATAACAGAATTTTTTAGCAAACGCGCTAATTTAATCGAAGCTATCGCAACACTTCGTAACCGAAGATTTAACAGAGTGCATTCACTATCAGATACTCCTGTACTCCACGTCTAA
- the LOC103568439 gene encoding TBC1 domain family member 9 isoform X3: MWIKPQEVLLANAFWVTEQASVYFVLQRRKGHGKSKGLSSILVGTLDSVFDTKPPPFRILHQTPSSEVYWAVACSLTRDEISQNWDWLHANLMDTLKSFDSEDEITEFVCCKIQSIIANNVPDCQFSEEEDPQSFKTASYKFHQLFNLPSDDKLVNYYSCSYWKAKLPRQGWLYLSVNHMCFYAYILAKETKLLIRWADIIALDKTNSLVFPDSIRVVTRDNKEHYFSMFLHKSETYSLMEQLTNIAMKRLIDEKSGFNEDRELLSKLSKNVPKKPSFLKRDLDARAHSESYRLQFRLPGNEKLDGSIDATLWTPYNKRHIWGKIFLSQNYLCFESRVRQLVSLVIPLREVRLVEPADQSPSSSTSTDKSILVTTPRSSFLFAQIHDRDFVVQKISELLAKTKSNQLTTNHGSNYQSKDDSDEAKKKNWSPQPPLMTLFKAPLSTEAAVKQESKEKQWELHFAEYGRGITIYRTTETAKLVIQGVPQTLRGEVWLTFSGAINEMAMNPGLYQSLVDQSLGKLCQANEEIERDLHRSLPEHPAFQSDTGISALRRVLSAYACRNPQIGYCQAMNIVASVLLIYCSEESAFWQLCNVCESLLPDYYDRRVVGALVDQGLLEELAEEQLPTLHAKLQELGLIRVISLSWFLTIFLSVMPTSSAVNIMDCFFYDGAKVIFQIALMVLEWNQDKLLECRDDGEAMQLLTDYLGGVYNDEGPVLPRPVDSAVPPRSISVQTLIYESYSRYGTLSIGRIERLRLKHRLRVVQHLEEGIEKNVIRSIVVDKFMTSDELQELLSLVREELMSQRKSEPERYDPTQPPYEAYKVDFELFRILFGGLSPWGKCTQAESLAARLFRLMDRNHDGYLNFREVVQAIGITTTADAAQRLKLLYTLHLPPLLTPVDIDSPTHSDGAEIAAEATDFFDTMEQSVASLDLSISLAEEPSLSGLSRSVSLNSQQGDQSWESQSMGSLRSMLDSKESPLDLKHVPKMSQRHFIALWKTLYDMFPSQPEDQDIYHSIASIGTLLLQLGDVGKKFYVDREESEDNLLIATNSQIKTQRIERSPDRNGNPSTSSSSSADPDWSITVEQFLASALNGAPITEFFSKRANLIEAIATLRNRRFNRVHSLSDTPVLHV, encoded by the exons AAAGGACATGGAAAAAGTAAAGGACTGTCATCAATATTGGTGGGTACACTTGACAGTGTATTCGATACTAAACCACCACCTTTTAGAATATTACATCAAACACCGTCTTCTGAAGTTTACTGGG ctgttGCATGTTCCTTGACACGTGATGAAATATCACAGAACTGGGATTGGTTACATGCGAATCTTATGGACACTTTGAAATCATTTGACAGTGAAGACGAAATAACTGAATTTGTTTGTTGTAAAATCCAGTCTATTATAGCTAATAATGTTCCAGATTGTCAATTTTCCGAAg AAGAAGATCCACAGTCATTTAAAACAGCatcatataaatttcatcaattgtttaatttaccAAGCGACGATAAACTtgtcaattattattcatgCAGTTATTGGAAAGCTAAATTACCGCGACAAGGATGGTTATATTTATCAGTAAATCATATGTGTTTTTACGCATATATATTAGCTAAAGAaacaaaattgttaataagatGGGCTGATATTATTGCTTTGGATAAAACTAATTCTTTAGTATTTCCCGACAGTATTCGTGTTGTAACGCGAGACAATAAAGagcattatttttcaatgtttttacATAAATCAGAGACCTATTCGCTGATGGAACAGCTTACAAATATTGCAATGAAGcg attaattgatgaaaaaagtGGTTTCAATGAAGACAGGGagttattaagtaaattaag taAAAATGTACCGAAGAAGCCTTCATTTTTAAAACGTGATCTTGACGCAAGAGCACACTCTGAATCATATAGATTACAGTTTAGATTACCCGGAAACGAAAAATTAGATGGTAGTATTGACGCAACGCTTTGGACACCTTATAATAAACGTCATATCtggggaaaaatttttttatcgcaaaATTATCTTTGTTTTGAAAGCCgg gtaAGACAATTAGTCAGCTTAGTAATTCCATTACGTGAAGTAAGACTAGTTGAACCAGCAGATCAATCACCAAGCTCATCAACATCAACAGACAAATCGATTCTCGTAACAACACCTcgttcatcatttttattcgCTCAAATTCACGATCGTGATTTTGTCGTACAAAAAATATCGGAACTTTTGGCTAAAACAAAATCAAATCAATT AACTACGAATCATGGATCAAATTATCAATCAAAAGACGATAGTGatgaggcaaaaaaaaaaaattggtcgCCGCAGCCACCGCTGATGACTCTTTTCAAAGCGCCATTGAGCACTGAAGCAGCTGTCAAACAAGAGTCTAAAGAAAAACAATGGGAATTACATTTTGCTGAGTATGGGCGAGGGATAACTATTTACCGGACCACAGAAACGGCTAAATTGGTGATACAAGGAGTACCGCAAACACTTCGCGGGGAAGTCTGGTTAACTTTCTCCGGTGCTATCAATGAAATGGCTATGAATCCTGGTTTATATCAATCATTAGTTGATCAATCACTTGGTAAATTGTGTCAAGCTAATGAAGAAATAGAACGCGATTTGCATCGGTCATTACCAGAGCATCCGGCATTTCAGTCTGACACAGGAATAAGCGCTTTAAGACGAGTATTGTCTGCATATGCTTGTAGAAATCCTCAAAtag GATATTGTCAAGCAATGAATATTGTAGCGTCCgttcttttaatttactgtTCAGAAGAGTCAGCATTTTGGCAACTGTGTAATGTCTGCGAATCTTTACTTCCCGACTATTATGACAGACGTGTCGTAGGTGCTCTTGTAGATCAAGGACTTTTAGAAGAATTAGCAGAGGAACAGTTACCAACACTTCACGCAAAACTTCAAGAGCTTGGTTTGATACGCGTGATATCATTGTCATGGTTcctaacaatatttttaagtgtaatGCCAACCAGTAGCGCAGTCAATATAAtggattgttttttttacgacGGTGCTAAAGTTATATTCCAGATAGCGCTTATGGTTTTGGAGTGGAATCAAGACAAATTATTGGAGTGTCGCGATGACGGTGAAGCGATGCAGTTATTAACAGACTATCTTGGCGGTGTTTACAATGACGAAGGCCCTGTTTTACCTCGGCCTGTTGACAGCGCAGTGCCACCAAGAAGTATATCAGTACAAACACTGATATATGAATCGTATTCACGCTACGGCACATTATCAATTGGTAGAATAGAGCGACTGAGATTGAAGCATAGGCTGCGCGTTGTTCAGCATCTAGAGGAaggtatagaaaaaaatgtgataAGAAGCATCGTcgttgataaatttatgacCAGCGATGAGTTACAAGAGTTACTTAGTTTAGTCCGAGAAGAACTGATGAGTCAACGTAAATCCGAGCCTGAAAGATATGATCCGACGCAGCCGCCTTATGAGGCATACAAAGTTGACTTTGAACTGTTTCGTATTCTCTTTGGCGGGTTGTCGCCGTGGGGAAAATGCACACAGGCCGAGTCATTGGCGGCACGATTGTTCCGTCTGATGGATCGAAATCATGACGGTTATCTTAATTTCCGTGAAGTTGTGCAGGCTATTGGTATCACAACAACTGCTGATGCTGCTCAGCGATTGAAATTACTCTACACGTTACATTTACCTCCGCTATTGACACCTGTTGACATTGACTCGCCTACTCATTCAGATGGTGCTGAAATAGCTGCTGAGGCTACGGATTTTTTTGACACTATGGAGCAGAGTGTTGCTTCATTAGACTTGTCGATTAGTCTGGCTGAAGAACCGTCCCTGAGTGGACTATCACGTTCTGTTAGTTTGAATAGTCAGCAAGGTGATCAATCTTGGGAGAGTCAAAGTATGGGCAGTTTGAGATCGATGCTTGATTCTAAGGAAAGTCCTTTAGATTTGAAACATGTTCCTAAGATGTCACAAAGACATTTCATTGCGCTTTGGAAAACTCTTTATGATATGTTTCCTTCACAACCTGAAGACCAGGACATTTATCATTCAATTGCATCaattg gtACATTATTATTGCAACTTGGAgatgttggaaaaaaattttacgttgATCGTGAAGAATCTGAAGACAATTTACTAATAGCTACTAATAGTCAAATAAAAACCCAGCGGATTGAAAGA tCGCCAGATCGTAATGGAAATCCGTCAACGAGTAGTTCATCATCGGCAGATCCAGACTGGTCAATAACTGTAGAACAATTTTTAGCTTCAGCATTAAATGGTGCGCCGATAACAGAATTTTTTAGCAAACGCGCTAATTTAATCGAAGCTATCGCAACACTTCGTAACCGAAGATTTAACAGAGTGCATTCACTATCAGATACTCCTGTACTCCACGTCTAA
- the LOC103568439 gene encoding TBC1 domain family member 9 isoform X2 translates to MWIKPQEVLLANAFWVTEQASVYFVLQRRKGHGKSKGLSSILVGTLDSVFDTKPPPFRILHQTPSSEVYWAVACSLTRDEISQNWDWLHANLMDTLKSFDSEDEITEFVCCKIQSIIANNVPDCQFSEEEDPQSFKTASYKFHQLFNLPSDDKLVNYYSCSYWKAKLPRQGWLYLSVNHMCFYAYILAKETKLLIRWADIIALDKTNSLVFPDSIRVVTRDNKEHYFSMFLHKSETYSLMEQLTNIAMKRLIDEKSGFNEDRELLSKLSKNVPKKPSFLKRDLDARAHSESYRLQFRLPGNEKLDGSIDATLWTPYNKRHIWGKIFLSQNYLCFESRVRQLVSLVIPLREVRLVEPADQSPSSSTSTDKSILVTTPRSSFLFAQIHDRDFVVQKISELLAKTKSNQFFYRTTNHGSNYQSKDDSDEAKKKNWSPQPPLMTLFKAPLSTEAAVKQESKEKQWELHFAEYGRGITIYRTTETAKLVIQGVPQTLRGEVWLTFSGAINEMAMNPGLYQSLVDQSLGKLCQANEEIERDLHRSLPEHPAFQSDTGISALRRVLSAYACRNPQIGYCQAMNIVASVLLIYCSEESAFWQLCNVCESLLPDYYDRRVVGALVDQGLLEELAEEQLPTLHAKLQELGLIRVISLSWFLTIFLSVMPTSSAVNIMDCFFYDGAKVIFQIALMVLEWNQDKLLECRDDGEAMQLLTDYLGGVYNDEGPVLPRPVDSAVPPRSISVQTLIYESYSRYGTLSIGRIERLRLKHRLRVVQHLEEGIEKNVIRSIVVDKFMTSDELQELLSLVREELMSQRKSEPERYDPTQPPYEAYKVDFELFRILFGGLSPWGKCTQAESLAARLFRLMDRNHDGYLNFREVVQAIGITTTADAAQRLKLLYTLHLPPLLTPVDIDSPTHSDGAEIAAEATDFFDTMEQSVASLDLSISLAEEPSLSGLSRSVSLNSQQGDQSWESQSMGSLRSMLDSKESPLDLKHVPKMSQRHFIALWKTLYDMFPSQPEDQDIYHSIASIGTLLLQLGDVGKKFYVDREESEDNLLIATNSQIKTQRIERSPDRNGNPSTSSSSSADPDWSITVEQFLASALNGAPITEFFSKRANLIEAIATLRNRRFNRVHSLSDTPVLHV, encoded by the exons AAAGGACATGGAAAAAGTAAAGGACTGTCATCAATATTGGTGGGTACACTTGACAGTGTATTCGATACTAAACCACCACCTTTTAGAATATTACATCAAACACCGTCTTCTGAAGTTTACTGGG ctgttGCATGTTCCTTGACACGTGATGAAATATCACAGAACTGGGATTGGTTACATGCGAATCTTATGGACACTTTGAAATCATTTGACAGTGAAGACGAAATAACTGAATTTGTTTGTTGTAAAATCCAGTCTATTATAGCTAATAATGTTCCAGATTGTCAATTTTCCGAAg AAGAAGATCCACAGTCATTTAAAACAGCatcatataaatttcatcaattgtttaatttaccAAGCGACGATAAACTtgtcaattattattcatgCAGTTATTGGAAAGCTAAATTACCGCGACAAGGATGGTTATATTTATCAGTAAATCATATGTGTTTTTACGCATATATATTAGCTAAAGAaacaaaattgttaataagatGGGCTGATATTATTGCTTTGGATAAAACTAATTCTTTAGTATTTCCCGACAGTATTCGTGTTGTAACGCGAGACAATAAAGagcattatttttcaatgtttttacATAAATCAGAGACCTATTCGCTGATGGAACAGCTTACAAATATTGCAATGAAGcg attaattgatgaaaaaagtGGTTTCAATGAAGACAGGGagttattaagtaaattaag taAAAATGTACCGAAGAAGCCTTCATTTTTAAAACGTGATCTTGACGCAAGAGCACACTCTGAATCATATAGATTACAGTTTAGATTACCCGGAAACGAAAAATTAGATGGTAGTATTGACGCAACGCTTTGGACACCTTATAATAAACGTCATATCtggggaaaaatttttttatcgcaaaATTATCTTTGTTTTGAAAGCCgg gtaAGACAATTAGTCAGCTTAGTAATTCCATTACGTGAAGTAAGACTAGTTGAACCAGCAGATCAATCACCAAGCTCATCAACATCAACAGACAAATCGATTCTCGTAACAACACCTcgttcatcatttttattcgCTCAAATTCACGATCGTGATTTTGTCGTACAAAAAATATCGGAACTTTTGGCTAAAACAAAATCAAATCAATT TTTTTATAGAACTACGAATCATGGATCAAATTATCAATCAAAAGACGATAGTGatgaggcaaaaaaaaaaaattggtcgCCGCAGCCACCGCTGATGACTCTTTTCAAAGCGCCATTGAGCACTGAAGCAGCTGTCAAACAAGAGTCTAAAGAAAAACAATGGGAATTACATTTTGCTGAGTATGGGCGAGGGATAACTATTTACCGGACCACAGAAACGGCTAAATTGGTGATACAAGGAGTACCGCAAACACTTCGCGGGGAAGTCTGGTTAACTTTCTCCGGTGCTATCAATGAAATGGCTATGAATCCTGGTTTATATCAATCATTAGTTGATCAATCACTTGGTAAATTGTGTCAAGCTAATGAAGAAATAGAACGCGATTTGCATCGGTCATTACCAGAGCATCCGGCATTTCAGTCTGACACAGGAATAAGCGCTTTAAGACGAGTATTGTCTGCATATGCTTGTAGAAATCCTCAAAtag GATATTGTCAAGCAATGAATATTGTAGCGTCCgttcttttaatttactgtTCAGAAGAGTCAGCATTTTGGCAACTGTGTAATGTCTGCGAATCTTTACTTCCCGACTATTATGACAGACGTGTCGTAGGTGCTCTTGTAGATCAAGGACTTTTAGAAGAATTAGCAGAGGAACAGTTACCAACACTTCACGCAAAACTTCAAGAGCTTGGTTTGATACGCGTGATATCATTGTCATGGTTcctaacaatatttttaagtgtaatGCCAACCAGTAGCGCAGTCAATATAAtggattgttttttttacgacGGTGCTAAAGTTATATTCCAGATAGCGCTTATGGTTTTGGAGTGGAATCAAGACAAATTATTGGAGTGTCGCGATGACGGTGAAGCGATGCAGTTATTAACAGACTATCTTGGCGGTGTTTACAATGACGAAGGCCCTGTTTTACCTCGGCCTGTTGACAGCGCAGTGCCACCAAGAAGTATATCAGTACAAACACTGATATATGAATCGTATTCACGCTACGGCACATTATCAATTGGTAGAATAGAGCGACTGAGATTGAAGCATAGGCTGCGCGTTGTTCAGCATCTAGAGGAaggtatagaaaaaaatgtgataAGAAGCATCGTcgttgataaatttatgacCAGCGATGAGTTACAAGAGTTACTTAGTTTAGTCCGAGAAGAACTGATGAGTCAACGTAAATCCGAGCCTGAAAGATATGATCCGACGCAGCCGCCTTATGAGGCATACAAAGTTGACTTTGAACTGTTTCGTATTCTCTTTGGCGGGTTGTCGCCGTGGGGAAAATGCACACAGGCCGAGTCATTGGCGGCACGATTGTTCCGTCTGATGGATCGAAATCATGACGGTTATCTTAATTTCCGTGAAGTTGTGCAGGCTATTGGTATCACAACAACTGCTGATGCTGCTCAGCGATTGAAATTACTCTACACGTTACATTTACCTCCGCTATTGACACCTGTTGACATTGACTCGCCTACTCATTCAGATGGTGCTGAAATAGCTGCTGAGGCTACGGATTTTTTTGACACTATGGAGCAGAGTGTTGCTTCATTAGACTTGTCGATTAGTCTGGCTGAAGAACCGTCCCTGAGTGGACTATCACGTTCTGTTAGTTTGAATAGTCAGCAAGGTGATCAATCTTGGGAGAGTCAAAGTATGGGCAGTTTGAGATCGATGCTTGATTCTAAGGAAAGTCCTTTAGATTTGAAACATGTTCCTAAGATGTCACAAAGACATTTCATTGCGCTTTGGAAAACTCTTTATGATATGTTTCCTTCACAACCTGAAGACCAGGACATTTATCATTCAATTGCATCaattg gtACATTATTATTGCAACTTGGAgatgttggaaaaaaattttacgttgATCGTGAAGAATCTGAAGACAATTTACTAATAGCTACTAATAGTCAAATAAAAACCCAGCGGATTGAAAGA tCGCCAGATCGTAATGGAAATCCGTCAACGAGTAGTTCATCATCGGCAGATCCAGACTGGTCAATAACTGTAGAACAATTTTTAGCTTCAGCATTAAATGGTGCGCCGATAACAGAATTTTTTAGCAAACGCGCTAATTTAATCGAAGCTATCGCAACACTTCGTAACCGAAGATTTAACAGAGTGCATTCACTATCAGATACTCCTGTACTCCACGTCTAA